The genomic segment AGATTGCTACATAAGATCCCGTCGACCTCATAAATAATCTGACCTACACGAAACTTTGGGCAAGTGGTTTGGATGAGTTTCAATACCTGAAGGTTACAAAATACACCAGATGCTTTTATATTAGCAGAGCATTTCGAACATCACGTCTCATGGTCCTAGCGAGAACTTTATGGAGCTCTAGAGAAGAGAATTTGCATACATTCCTATATTCCTATTGTCAGAATAAATCGACGAGCGTCAAGAACTTGAAAAGATTCTAAGTGTTAGTTTTTGTCTCAATCACTCTGATATCCGCACCAGTCAATAAAAAAACAAGAGAAAATATGTCTAAATCCAAAATAAACTGAAGACGATCGTTTCCAGCGATTTGAATGATTGTATTCTCAACTACGTAACGTTTTGTATAATGACACAGCTTTCAGTAGATATacaaatttgaaaaaaagtttCAAAAATCAGGAAATTTTATAAACTACTATGATGGTTAGTGTGGATCGTGCATGACCACAGatgaatttatttgttattaactACTAGCTATCAATTAGACTCATATGAATACATGatctgattatttatttcattttatttaaacacataaacataggtacaagaatgaaccaaatagatatgcgccacaaaaatcaTTCGAtctgtgtgagggctaggatactgcccgggtgcctgaACCGAGGcaggtacggctgagagtgaggagagtcagctctgcctctcgaaatgctttcacatagATACGTGGGTACAACCTCTGCCagggagtcctactcactaccttctcgtggcggggatgttgtttacgaaattgagtagacgaaaagcgaatgttcggcgctttaagcGAGGTGATGGATACAGGAGATCCATCTAGGGgtgttggaaaactctgattccaaaccagtgtaACTGGGCcacaggatcctaaggaaacaaatggagtatgaacctgttgttggtcgccaactaccatgggactgtatctccctACGTTTCTCCAacgccttgtggattagacctctaagTCAAAGGCTTCGGGTgcggcctcctaagaaaaccacctacttcggtttgggcgcccaGGTAGTATTTCAACCCTCACAAAATTTgaatttgtgtggcgcatatctgtttggtgcctccttgtaccaatgtttgtgtttaaataaataaatggtctTACTTTCATGGATCTATATATATTGACGGTTGGTACTAGTTACAAGTATCTAAGGTGATTAGACTGCAACTAATACGTAACTAAGAGTGGGGTTTGCAAAACAATGATTAATTCAACCTGACTAGATGCTTCTGATGATATGAAATAACTGAACAAATGTAGGACTTTCAGGATTCAATGCGAAATAAGTGGATAGAATTTCATTAACTTTAAAGTAGTTAGGTGTCGGTTATTCATGAGTTATATGGTCAGAAAAATGATAGATGTTAGAAATATCAGCTAAAAGAACGCTTTGCTGAAGAAAGGTTAACTACGTATATAGGTATTCTGGAAAATTTTACTGCAAACTAACATTTAGTTGAAGACCCGAAATAAAATGAGATGATGACAAGTTGCCTTTCTAGTTCTGTTCCAAAGAGATTTCCTTAACCTTTGTAttgaattacaaacaaatactaaatgtaataattattgattgaagGCATTAGGTAGTGTTTATTTCGTTTAGCAAGTTTATCACAAATTGTGTAGTGTCAGAAAAAGTAAGGATTACTAATCATTGTTTTTTGTCATTGGACTGAAAGAAAACGTGACATACAACAAATACTTGATAATTGCTTAATTTTAAAGACATATCTTATGCAAAACGGTCAGAGGTCCTATGCACACAATGGTCAGCTGGAGTTCACCTGCCAACTGAGTCTCAGCAAAGAACCAAAAATATGTTACGAATTTATAACAAAACCATAATATATAAGTTTCTTTTTTAAGGACGAGACAAATGTGTAAGTTTTGGAAGAACTATTCAGCTAAACAATCCTCATATCTCAAGTAAACCTGGACAGATTGTTTCATCACGGTCCATTGATAATCTACGTTCACTAAAATTCAAATAGTACGGGGAGAATAATATCCTATCAAATACCATAATTGAATATACTAATAAAAACAGGATAATTTACATTATATAAACGTAATATAGGTTTACATATGGTGTGACAATTAAAATGTAGTGAGGTGAAGAAACGCGCTATTATGTGGAAACCTACCATTAAGTAGAGACCACCATTGTTCTCGATATCTTCCGTAAGGTAGTAAAATTCGAGAGCTCGCTGAACACCCAAAATATCAACAGTTCGCTCTGTACAATATCAGTTATAGTGTAAATGAAAACATACTTATTAAATCCTCGTTCGGTTCTTTTAGTAGATTAGTGATAGTTTCAGCGACAAGATCGGGTGGACTGTCGAAAGTAACATCAATATGTGATCTAGATACTTCCTGGTCCCATAGAAGTGGTCCAAGCCGTTGCTTGATAGAGAGAtctgatttttttaatattctgaaatatataaatttacgtgtGAACTTTCAAACCTAGTAGACAACTCTGGTTGCGTGCATACTTCAATAGTCTTCCGTTCATCATCAGTATCTGTATTAACCAAATAGCTTTCAACACCCCTGCTAGAGTCACATTTCTACAGTAAAAGCTAAATTATGCTGTTTTGATTTACTTCATGAACATGAGCTACTGACAAAGCATCATCCAATTTGTATTCGTTGATAACATTTACCCAAACACAGTTGCGATTTTTCTATATGGTTTCTTTGGGATATTTACACTGAAATCCTCTTTCATTGGTGAGGCTCGAATATCTGATTTTCTTCGTTTCCAACAAATGTCCTCATTGCTGCTAGATTCATCTTCAGAAGAAGAATGGAGAACTTCTCTGTACGCCATTTCAAAGCTACAGAAACAATACATTATAAGATCCATTTATATAAAAtccaacaacaataattatCCTATGGAAAATACATCAGACACTCGTTAAGATGTCGTTAATGAGCAGAAAAACACAGGATtcataaataatacatttaaagTATTGTAGCAATACACTTATATGTGAGGATTTCCcttgaaattaaaaatatggTTGATTATGTTTAACAACAATTTTGATAGCTGATAAGTTATTGACGAGATTTTTATTGAAGTGGTGATATCGGTGCCATGGAAATTTGCTACGAGGTTGTACTTGTATTGAAATATACGCAAAATGGAAGATCAGATGTTGAATCCATGTTTTTTTTGTGTCGGCCATTACCAAAATCATCAGTAGTTATTTGAAGATATACCACTCACTAGTATTGATAATTTAGGATTTCCTGAACCTTTCACAGTAAGCAAAACGACCAAACAGATTAGAACAAATTTGTTCAAATAACGTAGTAGATCTCGGCGTCTTCAACATTTTATACAATTCTAGATCGTTTAAGTCCATATTACTAGCCTCCTTAACCATCAAACGATGATGGGCCTGAAATATACATCGTGCTTAATTTAGAAGTagatttttaaataattgtagATTTCATACTAAATATCATGGTGGACCGAATCAAACCACAAATGTAGATGAGCAAAATCATACCAACCAACTTAGTCAATGCGGGTTGATAACTCAGATATACGTTTTTAAGTTGCTGTTTAGTCATCTTTGAAAAAGGATTACAAAATGCCTTCAATCCTACAGGTAGACAGAAGCACAACTATTTCCAACAGTGAGTTAGCTTAGATGAGTTTGCGTTTCGACAGTataaagaaatcaggaagattGCAAAACCTTTCGAACACATCAAAAAATGTACGGATGGACAGGTGAAAAACTACAGTCAAGCATAGCGTTGATGGTTTGTGGGGTAATTGTGTCTATGCAGCTTCACCAGTGGTTGATTTTTACTCCTGTGCCTGTGGTCATTGAACAAAGATTGGTAACACTTGTTTTGCTTTAAGTGAAGTGCAGCTTTTAATAGAACTATTCCCGTCTATTTATGTAATGATAAGAACAGACGTCAAGCCTATATgtaaggtggtggttggaggtagtcgataaTCGATATGTACAACGAACTTTACAGTGACCTCCGTGAAGTTCACATTGATAATTCTAACATCGACATTGCAAGCTCCGTGCTTTCACTGCACATGAGTTGTGTTTTGAAAACAATTACAATTAAATACCTGTATTTTTAGACCCCCATACTGAATTGCTAGACTTCAGTCAAATAGTATGAAAGGCGAACTGCTGAACAGTACAATCGACCCTCGGCATATGGGTGATATTAGTCTTAAGTAGTGATAATCGAGAAATATCGACAGGGCTCTTTATACCTTTCCAAACGTTTTATGGGTAGCAAACCCACTACACATGATAAAACTCTCCAAATGAGGCTGATAAAAGAAACAACCTGGTGAATcgttttttgtttattaatgtGCTAATACAAGTCGGACAGGGGGAAGTttataagaaaaatatttttatgttttctCTATATCAATGAAATGCGTATTTTAGGTTGTATAATTTATCAAGAATGTTGTTTATGAACTTAAGGCGTATTTTTATGTTCCCGGACATGAGAACTATGTATTTGAAAATTTGGGAAACTATGAGAAAACAATAAGTAAATACTCGACCAAAAAAATGGTATATTGACATTCTGGCCCGGCGTAGCCTTTCGCTAGACAGCCTATAGGGTGAGAAATTAGAAGTCAACTAGTGAGAAAATCTAAAGCTGGGATGAGATATATTGGTTAGTTATCATCTtggacaaacaaacaaaccctACGGAATATTGGGATTGTTTTACTCACTGTTAAAACCTGAAAATCTATTTTAAAGCTACTTAGTTTGCAACTGACTACTGCTAAAACTAGATTAGGAACCTATCGCTACTCATTCTCGAATTAATAATAGGCTGCGAATGTCTAAACATATCATGAGAAGTTGAAAAAGGGAGAACGATAACATAACTCCCACGATAAGTAAGAAACTACAAACGAAGAGTAATATTGAGCAAAGTAAGGACTCCTAACCATTGTCCTTCCGCCTGAATAGCGGCTGAGCCACGGATTTCTAAAGCATGTACATGCTAAAACTAAGTCGAGTTTGCGAACCACAGGAATTACTTTCGACCACTAAATTAGCGCTGCTATATTAACAAACTTATGGTCCGTTGACTAATCTTTATTTATTCCATTTGGTTTTTTGAATTGAACTCAAATGGACACGTGAGTGGTAATTGGAGTAAAGACAAAACACACTACAAAAGACGTATGTCCACTACTCGAATGAAACCTGTACTAGATCAATAGTAAAAATGAAAGACAAACTTCGAAGACTTGGATACGAATAATCAAAGAAGTCAAGAAAGCATCCTTGGATCGTCCCTAGGAATTTGATTTAAATATTCACATCTTTAAAGCTCTACGTCAAATTTGACTGACAGATCATTTGCTTTTGTATTAGTTTCCGAAACGTCCTGAATGAGCCTCCAAGTCGAAAACAATGAAGCTAAGATAAACATAAACTTATAACGACAAATTAAACGCTGAAGATAAATCACAACTTTAAGAGTGATACATGAGCGTGATTTTGTGTAGTAGTCCGTAACCATAGACCTTCCAGTCGTCTGAAAGAGGATACGAACATCCCCTTAGAACAGGTGCGGAGACGTGCAACAAAATgggggtgagactataatttatggacgaccttttagcgacactgaagtgaccttgagtgAACAACTTctaattaggactaaatgagggttataaagcagttagaattctcatttatagttgatggttagggtttaaaattagatttagggttttcatcacgaactgacaccagCTATAATGCTCAAACTCTGTTTAGCCAAATGTACGAACGAATTCCGCACCAAATTCGTGAATCGTtaacttatatctgattggttcgtccataaattatagtctcgtcgaaATCTGAGAGGTGATCTGATCACAGTCCAAATCACCTGGATAAAGTACTTCTTACTGAAGCTTATTATCAAGCTACAAGTTAATACTTTCCGAACCACGTACGCAGTCGTAGGTTATCTTTCGTCTGGAATGGCAGTTGAATACATATGTACACTAGGCACGATATCATTGTATTCGCTAGTTCTAACTTTATCATACCTCACAATATATTCTGGTCTCTTATATTTGACATGCCTTATCCCATCATTTTGCTTATTATATTCGTCTAGTCGGTTATATTCAGATATTTGTGTACTTAATTACTTggcattatttatttttaacttcacTACGACTTTATTATTAAATCCAAACAACTAGACGACGACCTGGTGATGTAATAGGTACTATTCCCAGCAGCTTCATCGCTCTAGGACAAATCCAGTGACTTATGCTTAAAATATGTAAGCCGCCGAAGGACTATTCAGTCTACCATGACTAATACAACATTTGAGTGGCTAGAATCCTCTTACTGAATGCTATCGAATACCTAGGTGTCCCAGTTGGGACTGTTCTTTAGTACCACAAGAACCTGAAGAAACCAGTGGTGTTATATCAATTCGACGAGACTATATTGGATATTGTTCCAGCTGTAGTGAGAATTCATGTATAAAACTGTAGGATCCCTAAGTTCTATAACGGAGAGCATAGTAAAGCCATACTAATTAACTTACATTCCGTAGTGGCTTGCGTCTATCCAGAAGGTAACTCCGGTTCTACACGAACATGCAGATTAGTATGAGTGAGAAGGGCTGGAAAAGAGAACATAAGAAAAGACCGAACAATGCAAGCCCATACAATGCACTTTAACCACTTAAGCAAGAGACAACAATCATCAATAACACAAACCTAAGGTTAAAACAATCTTGGAATCGGAACCAGAAGCAGATAGTTTATATGTTACATATTCAAACCGCATAATAGAGCTGGTTATTACATGAACATAACTAAACCATAAAATTTTAAAGTTTTCTTGATCACTTTTCTCCCTCCAGGAACAACACACTATTTGTTACTACAAATAAGTAAATTGATATACTCGATTTAGAAAAACAATGACTCGTAATCTACTAAGAACTATGGTTACATAAGTCAGTGCCTAGTTAGTAGCGCACCATCCGAAAGTTCGTCTTCAATATACAATATCTTCTACAACACATCAAATATCTTTATTGACTTACTTTTATCAgcagaacgcgattggtgtaatggaaacagttactattataaccaattgtaccagagattgttttactgtacttgatcgtttaactgtactaaagacatgcTTTTTTCTGTtggttgtgaccttgcacgaattcggttgtGCTCaataaccacacttgtaacctggcacgatatcggtattctttcgataccacgagatcgccaacaaacacatctcgactacagccatcaactgccttctgatattttgtCTACAAtagatcttatcggttaactggcacgtagtttTACCGTAGTGGTTATCACAGTCAACCGCAACTCGACGCCACGTTACATATCTTTATCATGAGCATGTGTTTATATCTTGTTGTTTCAGTGGAGTTACATGTATCTGGTTATGTTCAATGGATAATAGTCCAGTCGCTCGACTGCACTGATTCTAGTGAGTGTTGTAATTATCTATGGATTTGTTGACCTAGTTTGATTGAGTGTGTTTGTATTGGGGCAGAAGGGATCCTGGATACCAGCAGCTATCACATTACTAGGCAGGATGTCGGTTGGTTGCAATAAGAATAAGATAAAGTGATAATCCAAGTACTAGATGATTGTTTCATGGTCAACCCAGACAACCCAAAAAGCGGAAATAAAGGCgaagaaaggggaaataaaggggttaATGCTTCGGTagcgaaaggggaaataaaggggaaaacgcatcagaaattcgcctttttcgcctgtccgggggaaataatgcggattttccCTTTTCGCCTTTTTGTCGACAAATTACCGACTTATCGCCTAAATATCCCCCGAATTgccgcattttcgcctaaatatccgccgattTGTCGCATTtccgcctaaatatccgccgaattgccgcattttcgcctaaatatccccCAAATcgtcgcattttcgcctaaatatccgccgaattgccTACTTATGCGcttaattgtctacttttcgcctaaatacacacattACCTCCTATTGTCTATCCATCGACAGAACCTTAAAGGTCTCCTATGTCCGCCTTTATTTGCAACAACATACCGAAGTATATCTGCAATGCAGTGGAAAAgcagtaaatattttaaaaaatttatttaaaaagaaaagcgtattattgtacaacagtAAAGCACAAGCTTAAGCATCGATTGTTATGCATATCCAAtgcaattgctaattcattgttatttgtaaTTATCTGAAAAACAAGGAACaggttatattttattcataaggaaTGTGCATTTAATCAAAAGTTCACTGAAACTCAGacacacattctcaacacttcaacagtttcccatgtaagtaaaagagtaagctgtttgaaagaataatgtttattgaaatcgaGGTAGAACAACAAAAAAATTGCACGGACTATTCAGAATTGAGGTAGTCCTCCTGTGAATTCTGAAATaaaaaaacgaacaaaaaaAGTCACAACCATATCTCAATGACATGCTTTTGCACAGCTAAATACTTGAAGCTGAACTTACGGTTATGTTCGTTAGTATTGTTGACTGTAACTATAAAGCCGTAGGGaagttatcactttaaattagtacataccggattttcttttcttctatttCGTTTAATCATCTTGTCTCGGATGTCGTGAAAGTAACCTTGTGTCGCTATGTCGTACAGCTTACCAAGGTCTTTCTCGTTTACAGAGGATGACAAAAAGCGATGAGTTAAGGCACCTGAAGTTTAAGTAATAGATATAGGTTACTTCGTATGCAGCTGTAAAACGTGCATTTCTGTAGTGCTCGTTTTGAAGAGGTGCCAAGTAACGTTAACATTAACATACAGTGCCACCAACAGGCTTACATTGCGATGTGGATGGTGATATCTCTAATTGTGTTGAACTAAATAGTGAATATCTAAATAGTAATTAAACGTACTTGGCGATTGGCGATATCACTTTGTCGAAAACACGGAATTTTGGATATTGTACGCGGCTATTCCCAGCCTGCATTTCAGCCACATCCATGTCAACTGAATTGTAAAGAAAATCTTCTTTACGCTTCATTAAACCTCTAGGAAATGTAAGTAAGATTATTGTACAGACCTCTTTGGCTTCTCAGTGTTCAGTGGCAAAGTGTTTTCATCCGTAGAGGTGTTTTTCCGTTGACATTCCAGTACCTGTAGGGCAACTAACAGGTCTTTTGCTGACTGCAGAGAATCTATAGTGAATTAGCAGATTGGTTTTCAATCCTAGATGGTAGTAAACCCCACTGCCGATGAACTTGGGTTGAACACTTGGACATGTCTTCAAAACGCCTCTGATGCTTTTCGGTATGTCCGGGATAAGAAATCTTAGACCATACAGAACCCGATCAGCATCTTTTATGCTCAGAGATGTATTTGACATTAGATACATCATAAAGTCGTTCATCTGTTCTTTGCGATTCACGAACTTTGTAGAGCACAAGTTCACTTCACTACATCCTATAAGATATATATTCACGTACGAATTTAATGTTCATACCACTATTAGCTGAAAGCCTTTGATTGATGTTGCTAGTGGACGGTGTACTAATCGAAGTACTTTCATTACAACTGACTTCTCTCTTTACTTCTATCAATTAAGTAAACAACATTGTTAAATTCAGTTACCTTTTACGGTGCTTTCATTAGCAAACTCACTGACCGAAGGAAAAAGATATTTTTTCATTAAAGCAGCTCTCATTTTATTCCACCTCCGATTATAAGTGGTTCTGTGACAACCAAGGGAACGTGACAAGTTCACAGTTGCCCTACGTCTACGAACATTCTCACTGATATCAGAAAAAGTCATATTATTGGCCTAAGAAGGTAATCAGTCACAATGAACCTAAAGTCCTGAGAGCACGTCACTAACCTGCATCACGTAAGTTTTTTGTGATGGCTCCAAAGCATGTCGGAACACTTTAACTAAACAACAAACGAAGTCACTCTATATGCGTATCAACCGAAAGCCTGGTTCCGTATTTTGTACATTGTTTTTATGAAAatacttttgtttttttaatttgcgGTGAATAAATTTGTCGAAGTTTATGAAAACTTCAGTTCCAGATGCGGTTCATTTAAACACTGTACGTTACGTAGAACTGTCGACAAATTTCCCCCAAATACACGACGTAAGGGGGGAAAAAGCGACATTTCCCCTAAATAACCGACGTAAAGGCGAAAAAGCGAcatttcccctttatttcccctttcgtCCGCTTTATTTCCCCCTtttttcccctttatttcccctttttgtgtTGCTTGGGAAATACTTAATTGATTGACAATATATAAGGAGATGGAGTAGAAGGAGTTTGGGGGTTACTTAGATGATAATATGAGAGATGAAAAGTAGATACTGGTTGTGGAGTACTTATAACTGTGGTGATATATAAGACATTCATCAAATACAAATGGTCCAAGAGGGAGATAGTAATCCATGGGTGAGTAATGATAATTTGGTCTTGGAGAGCGTCACAATTAAGATCAACTCGTAATAAGAAAAGTAAGAGCGTACCTGGCTGTTCTCCTTCTCATTTGGGTTATCTCGAGGAGTTTGGTGTTGATGTTTTAGTCATATGCTCGCTTTGAGGTGATTAGGTGCACTTAACATTGTAGTGTCCgttattattttaagcccatatatcttattctggctttcggacaggccaatctactcattctacttgagtcatatgttgACCTTGTTAGTTATTCGCTTACCAgtcttcattgtttttatatgagcgcatatgtgtgtacatttcccatcccattcatcacatgtctgtagcttatttttgtccgcctataaatattggttaacacctgactaaaaatgagttggcttaccagccatctccacccTGCATCGCTTCTCTTCCTGCTATTCCATTCACCTTATATACAAAGTATGCGTATTCAAAatcccattctcgttatttgacttatttaattccgttattgactaacgtgattaaagtcgacgatgatatacgagaataggcgatagcaaacatccatacgatctaaataggagtcagatccacgggccactaaaatatGTTGTATACCATTACCAACTAATACCTTATTCTCCTGTGGTTCAACGAGAATAATCCCAAAGGTTAGATTCTGTCCTTGTGAGGTTAATGTTTTAGCCTTATCACCCACTTGGTTACCCTCTCGGTACTTGGTTCACGAGACTTATGTCCCTTTCGAGGAGAAATGGTGTGGCATCATTGCTGACCTCAATATGTGGCCATTCGTACGTTTTAAACGGATTTTGGAACAACTCTGAGGTGATTGCACAAAGTTGTCTACGCATAAATTGTGGAGATGCATTTGCATTCTCTTCCATAGGGGTAAGTGTACAGCCAAGTGGTTACCCAGAAGTCAGTGTTGATGCTGATTAACATTTCAAGTACTTTTCCTGAAATCAAGTCAAAGGCAAAAGTATAGTCAGAGATGCGCCCCAAATATACTTCCTACCCTTTTTCAAGCTAAACACTATATTATGATCAAGGAAAACAGCAGCATttaaggtgcttcttttgcatttACGAGCAAACTGGTACTGAATAATGTTTTAGCACACATCTTAAAAATGACGTTTGAGATCTCATCACGTCTTAAGCATTGGAATGAGTTAAATGACTAAAGACGTGTTCGGACATTAGTTTCTGTGAAAATTGGGACACATTTATTCTACAAAACTATGGATATGGGAGGTATGACATTATATGACTGATGTGCAGAAGAATTATTTGCGTCACGCCATTGTTTCTGACGTATTTACTACCGGTAAGTTCATTATATAGTTTTCACATTACAGTGTGTTTAAGAAAGGAGCCTCTGAGTGAACGTTAAGTTT from the Schistosoma haematobium chromosome Unknown HiC_scaffold_330, whole genome shotgun sequence genome contains:
- a CDS encoding uncharacterized protein (EggNog:ENOG410VAK6~COG:A), which encodes MAYREVLHSSSEDESSSNEDICWKRRKSDIRASPMKEDFSVNIPKKPYRKIATVFGILKKSDLSIKQRLGPLLWDQEVSRSHIDVTFDSPPDLVAETITNLLKEPNEDLIKRTVDILGVQRALEFYYLTEDIENNGGLYLMDGSRRRSPGGVYLNLIKHSYSVKKEEKKLIFLIDRQMKDKLKRARRNSRRVRKYEESDIVCELPSNPAKSVESDCPSPLDIHSSQEPVILEGEISQPASPVITMDTTCASPCEKSPEDNESMEEGELPPSDDDI